The region TAGCGGCCTGCATGGCATCGATGAAGCGCACCTCCAATGCAGTGCCGCCCTCGGCGAAGTAGTGGTCCGCCGCACGCTGGATGTCTTTTTGCGCCTGACTGCGACGTACAACCGCCTTCGCGGTCATTCGGCCCCGCGCTCGCGAGAGCGTTGGCGCAAGCTGTCGAACCAGGCGTCGTCCATCATGCCGACCACCGGGGACCTGGCGCCCTTCAAAAGGAGCGCGCGCATCTGTTCCGTATCCTGGTCCTTGCGGATCAACTCGCGAACGTATTCGCTGCTCGTTCCATAGCCACGTGTTTCGACCTGTTCGTCAACGAAGGCTTTCATCGTTTCGGGCAATGAGATGTTCATCGTGCTCATGCTGGAATCCTAGCCCAATTGGCAAAATTTGGCAAATGCGAGGAGCCGATCAGCCGGAGTGGTGGTTGTTCCAGTAGATGCCGACATAGATGAAGCTCAGCAGGTAGGACAGGAACATGCCGACTTCCTAAGGTAGAGCGACCTGTGCGTATCATGGAATCAACCATTTCAGGAGCACTCCATGTCCAGCGATTTCCTCTCCCAGATTCTCGGCAGCGTGCTCGGACGCGGCGCGGGCGCGCAAGGCATGCCCGGCGGGCTCGGCGGCCTGGGCGGCGGGGGCCTCGGGGGCGTGCTCGGCAGTGTCCTGGGCGGGGGACGCGGGCAGCAGGACGACCGCGGCATCCAGCGCGGCGGGTTCGGCGGCAAGGGCGCGATCATCGCGATGCTGCTTCCGCTGGCCATGCAGTGGGTCCAGCGCAATGGCGGGCTGGGCGCCGTGCTCCAGAAGTTCCGGCAGAAGGGTTACAGCCAGCAGGCGTCGTCCTGGGTGTCCACCGGCGACAACGAGCCGCTGGATGCGCAGGCGGTGACCGACGTCATGGGATCGAACGAGCTCTCGCAGCTCGCGCGCCAGCTCGGCGTATCCGAAGACGAGGTCGCCGGCGGCATGGCGCAGATCATGCCGCAGGTGGTGGACCACCTCACGCCCTCGGGCGAAGTGCCGCAGGACGCCGACGACGTGCTGGGCGCGGGCCTCGCGTCCATCGACCAGATGTTCGGCAGGCGGGGCTGAATCGGCGGGTGCGAAAATGGCGCCATGCCATTGCCCGCCCCCCAACCCCGCAAGCACCTCCACACCCGCGCCGTGGTCTACCGCGGCTACCACCGCGAGGACGGCCTGTGGGACATCGAGGCGGAGCTTTCCGACACCAAGACCTACGCGCTCGAGCGCTCCCAGCGCGGCACCATGCCGCCCGGCACGCCGATCCACGGCATGTCCATCCGCATCACCGTGGACGACACGATGACGATCCGCGAGATCGCGAGCGCCCAGGACCACACGCCATTCGACGAATGCCAGGCGGGCAACCCGCCGATGCAGCAGATGGTGGGCGCGAAACTGGGGCCCGGCTGGCGCGTCGCGATCGACCGCGCGCTGGGCAACACACGCGGCTGCACGCACCTGCGCGAGCTGCTGTTCAACATGGCGACGGCCGCCTACCAGACGATCCCGTCCTACCAGGCGCGCCTGCGCCGCGAAGCGGGGAAGCCCGCGTACTCCGGCACGCAGCCGCCCTACCACTTGGGCAAGTGCATCGCCTGGGACTTCAACGGCCCGGTCGTCGCGCGGCACCATCCCGAATTCGCGGGCTGGCAGCCGCTGCTTCGCAAGGTCGACGCGCCGCCCAAAAGCAGCTAGATTGCGGGCGATGAACGAACGACAGGTCGCCATCGTCACCGGCTCGGGCACCGGGGTGGGGGCGGCCACCGCGCTCATGCTCGCGCAGCGCGGCTGGAACCTCGTCATCAACTACACGCGCAGCGAGCAGGAAGCGCGCGCATCGCAGGCGGCCTGCGAAGCCGCGGGCGCGGACACGCTGCTGCTGCGCGGGGACGTGGCGCAGGACGCCGAATGCCGCGCGATGGTGCAGGCGGCGCACAAGCGCTGGAAGCGCATCGACGCGCTCGTGAACAACGCGGGGATTTCCGTCTTCGGGCCGGCGTCCACGTGGGAGGCGCTGGACGCCGAGACTTTCCAGCGCATCTTGGCGGTCAACAGCATCGGCCTGTTCCAGATGGTCCGCGCCTGCGCGCCGCACCTGAAGGAATCGAAGGGCGCGATCGTCAACGTCTCCTCCATCGCCGGCGCGCTGGGCATCGGGTCTTCCGTGCCCTACATCGCTTCCAAGGGCGCCGTCAACGCGATGACGCTGCACCTCGCGCGCGCGCTCGCGCCCGAGGTGCGCGTGAACGCCGTGTGCCCGGGCCTCATCACCTCGCGCTGGTTCGTGCAGGGCATCGGCCAGGAGGGCTTCGAGAAGGTCAAGGCGAGCGTGGAGCAGGCGACGCCGCTGGGCCGCGCGAGCACGCCCGAGGATGTCGCCGAGGCGATCGTGTGGCTGGTGGCGGGCGCGCGTACGATGACGGGCGAATTGCTGCTGCTGGACGGCGGCACGCACCTCGGCGCGCGCCAGCCCGTGCAGATTCCCGTGAAGTAAAAACGACTGGAGACATCGATGGCTCGACAAACGCTTCGCGCGCCGGGGCGGCGCTGGTTCATCCTCTGCGGCGCCGTCGTCGCGCTGGGCCTGGGTTACACGCAGGCGCGTGCGCAGGCGCCGGTGTGGCCCACCAAGCCGGTGCGCATCGTCGTCACCTTCCCGCCCGGCGGCGCGCCCGACACGCTCGCCCGCGTGCTGGCGGACAAATGGGGCCAGGCGCTCGGGCAGACCTTCACCGTGGACAACAAGCCCGGCGCGGGCGGCAACATCGGCGCCGATTTCGTCGCCAAGAGCGCGCCGGACGGCAGCACGCTGGTCGTGGGCACGGTCGGCACGCACGCGATCAACGCGGCGCTGTACGACAGGATGCCGTACAACCACATCAAGGACTTCACGCCCGTGAGCTTCCTCGCGTCCACGCCGAACCTGCTGGTGGTGAACAACGGCGTGCCCGCGAAGAACGTGAAGGAGCTCATCGAGCTTGCGAAGAAGGAGCCGCTCAGCTTCGGCTCCTCGGGCAGCGGCACGTCCATCCACCTGTCGGGCGAGCTCTTCAACACGATGGCGGGTGTGAAGATGCAGCACATTCCCTACAAGGGCCGCGCGCAGGCGGTGCCGGACCTGCTGGGCGGGCGCATCACGATGATCTTCGACAACATGCCGTCGGCGCTGCCGCTGGTGAAGGGCAACGAAGTGCGCGCGATCGCGGTGACGAGCGCGACCCGCTCGCCGGCCGCGCCCAACATTCCCACGGTGGCGGAGTCCGGATTGCCGGGCTTCGAAGCGACGTCCTGGTTCGCGCTGTACGCGCCGGCGGGGCTGCCGCGCGACGTGCAGATGCGCATCAACGCGGAGACGGCCAAGGTGATGGCAATGCCCGATGTGCGCGAAAAACTCGCGAACCTCGGCCTGGACATCAACACCGGCACGCCGGAGGCGCTTGCGGCCTTCATGCAGGCGGAGACCACCAAATGGGCGCGCGTGGTCAAGGAATCGGGCGCCAAACCCGATTGAGCCCGCGCGCGGCAGGGCGTGATTTTTCCTCGTTTTCGCATCTGCCTCGCTCATCCGTTGAAACAGCGCTGAACTTCATCCTGTAGTCCTGCTCCTTCCCGCTTTGTCGGAGAAGGACTACATGACCCGCGAGACCTGGCCCATCCATTGCGCGATCGCAGGCTTCGCCACGGCCGCGCTGATCTATGTGTCCCTGGTGATCGTCGGGCAGTGGCGCCATGCTGCCCTCGAGCCCGTCGCCTCGCCGGCCGTGGCTTTCGCCCGGGCGCCTGCGACGGCCGCCGCGGCCGTCGCCGAACCGGCCGCCGGCGCGCCCGTGGCGATGTCCGAACGCAGCTACTACGACGCCCTGCGCACCCGCGTGCGCTGGATGCCCACGCGCCTGGGCAACGCCCCGGACTACGACACGCGCCTGTTGCTGGCCAAGTCCGCCGCGCAGCGCGCCGGCCTCGCCGAAGTCGGGCTGGGGTACCGCGACGTGTACGGGCTCATCACCGCGGAGACCTCCTGGGTGCCCCGGCGCGGCGCGGGGCGTCGCGGCACGCCGAGTTATGGCGTGGCGCAGTTCGAGCCCGCCACCGCCCGCGCGCTCGGCGTGCGCGACCCCAACGACCTGGTGGAAGCCGTGCACGTCGCCGCGGTGCACATGAAGGAAGCCGCGATGTGGAGCTCGGAGCGCGTGGCGCGCCTTCGGCTGGGCGCCGACGAGCGCGCCGACAAGCTGCGCGAAGGCATCTCCGTCTACTACAACCTCTCGAGCAAGGGACGCGCGCAGTGGAACGGGCTCAACGCGAGCCGTCTGCCGGTCGAAACGCAGCGCCATATCTTCAACGCGAGGATGGGTGCGCAGGAGGCGGCCTGGCTCGATGCGCAGTCGCGGGCCGGGCGCTTCGGCGGGGACGATGGCACCGCGCGTGCGGTGTTGACGGCGAGCCGGTAGCGCATCCCCGCGCGGGCGGGATCACAAGCCGTCCAGTTTCCCTTTCCAGAATTCGCGCGGCGGGATCTCTCCCGCACCCGCCATCGCGTTCTCCCGCATGTGGTCCGCGCTCGAGGTTCCCGGGATCACGCAGGTCACCGCCGGATTCGAAAGCACGAACTTGAGCAGCACCTGGTTCCAGCTCCAGCACCCGATGGGCCCGGCCCACGGCGGGAGCGGCTTCGATCGCAGCCGCGCCAGTTCCTTGCCGGCGCCGAAGGGGAGGTTGACCAGCACCGCCATGCCACGTTCCGCGGCCAGCGGCAGCAGCCGCTGCTCCGCCTGCCGGTGCGCGATGGAATAGTTGAACTGCACGAAGTCGAGCGGCTCCGCGCGCATGACGGTTTCCAGTTCCGCGTACGCCGATTCGGTGTAGTGGGTCACGCCGAGATAGCCGATGCGCCCGAGCGCTTTCCATTCGCGCAGCGTCGACAGGTGCGTCTTCCAGTCCACGAGGTTGTGCACCTGCATGAGGTCGATGCGCCTGGCGCGCCAATGCGCGAACGACCGCTCCATCTGCGCGATTCCCGCCTCGCGGCCGCTCGTCCAGACCTTGGTCGCGATGAAGGCCTTGTCGCGGTCGCCGGCGCGCTCGAGCAGGCTGCCGGCCACCTGCTCGGCCGTGCCGTACATGGGCGAGCTGTCGATGACCGTCCCGCCCGCCTTGAAAAGCTCATCCAGGACGCGGCCCCGCTCGGGCCATTCCGCCGGCGAGCCCCCGACGTCGAAGCCCAGCCAGGTGCCGCAGCCGATGACGGGGAGCGCCGCGCCGGTCGAAGGGATGGGACGCATCTGCATGCCGGAACGATACTGCAGCCGCGCGCGGAACGCGCGGCGCGGATGAGGTGAACGGGTAGTTCTCCTACAGGACCGCTGTCAACTGGGCGCGACGCTGGGCGTTGGACAAGCGAGCTTCATGTCGGAGCTCGAGAGCCACCATTTCGGGAGACATCCATGCTCAAGAAAATCCTCCTCGCCACGCTGATCGGCGCCTCGTTCGCCAGCGTTCCCGTCGCCTCGTTCTCGCGCACGATCATCATTCGCGAAGCGCCGCCCGAGCCGCGCCAGGAAGCCATGCCGGCCCCGCGCCGCGGTTACGCCTGGGCGCCGGGCCACTGGGAGTGGCGCGGCAACCGCCATGTGTGGATCGAGGGCCACTGGCTGCGCGCGCGCCGCGGCCAGCACTGGGAGCCGGAGCGTTGGGTCCAGCGCGACGGCCGCTGGGAAATGCGCCCGGGCCGCTGGGTCCGCGGTGACCGCGACGGCGACGGCGTGCCGAACCGCTTCGACAGCCGCCCGAACAATCCGAACAGGAGCTGACCGGATCGGGGGCTGGGGGCGCGGGCGATAATCGCCCGATGCCCTTTCCCCTCGACACCAGCGCAGTCACCCACGGCATCCAGCTCGCGGTGGCGCCGGTGTTCCTCCTCACGGCCGTCTCCGGCATGATCGGCGCGGTCGCGGGGCGCCTGGCGCGCATCATCGATCGCGCCCGGCTCGTGGAAGACCGTGCACGCGTCTCCACCGACCAGGAATTCCTCGCGCGTTCCTACGCGGAGCTCGCGGAATTGCGCCAGCGCGGCCGGCTGGCCAACGGCTGCATCGCGCTGCTCACCACCTGCGCCTTCCTCATCGGCCTCACGATCGTCCTGCTCTTCCTCGGCGAGACCACGGCATTCCAGATCAACAAGCTGGCCGTCGCGAGCTTCCTGCTGGGCGTGGTGTGCTTCCTCTGCGCGCTGCTCTGCTTCCTCGCGGAGACCGTGGTCGCCACGAGGCTGCTCAACTTCCACATGCTGCGCCAGTAGCGCGAGCGCACGCTCAGCCGGCGCTCGGGGCCGTGCCGCCCGCCGCGAGGTTCATCCGGAAGAATGCGACGGTGCGATCCCAGGCCAGCTTCGCCGCCGGTGCGTCGAAGCGCGGCGTCGTGTCGTTGTTGAAGCCGTGCTGCGTCCCGGGATAGCGATACGCCGTATGGCGCACGCCGGCGGCCTTGAGCGCGGCTTCGTATGCGGGCCATGCGGCGTTGATGCGCTCGTCCACTTCCGCCTGGTGGATGAGCAGCGGCGCCTTTACCTTGACGGCTTCATCCGGTGCCGGCGTGTTGCCGTAGAAGGGTACGGCCGCGTCGAGGTCAGGCAGGTGGGTGGACAGCATGTGCACCACGCCGCCCCCATAGCAAAAGCCCACCGCGCCCAGCTTGCCGTTGCCATCGGCGCGCGCGCGCAGCCATGCCGCGGCCGCAAGGAAGTCCTGCTGCGCCCTGGCCTGGTCCAGCTTCGCGAGCGCCTCGCGTGCCTTGTCCTCGTCGCCGGGATAGCCGCCCAGGGGCGTGAGCGCATCCGGCGCGAAGGCCATGAAGCCGTCGAGCGCCAGGCGGCGCGCGATGTCTTCGATGTGCGGGTTCAGCCCGCGGTTCTCGTGGATGACGAGGATGGGCGCGAGCCTGGCGGCGCCGGCGCTCGCGGGGCGCGCGAGGTAGCCCTTCATCGTGCCGTTGCCTTGGGGGGAGGGGTAGCTCACCCATTCGGTCTTCAGGCGCGGATCGTCCTTCTTCACCTGCTGGCCCGCCGCGAAGTC is a window of Caenimonas aquaedulcis DNA encoding:
- a CDS encoding type II toxin-antitoxin system ParD family antitoxin translates to MSTMNISLPETMKAFVDEQVETRGYGTSSEYVRELIRKDQDTEQMRALLLKGARSPVVGMMDDAWFDSLRQRSRERGAE
- a CDS encoding TMEM175 family protein codes for the protein MFLSYLLSFIYVGIYWNNHHSG
- a CDS encoding YidB family protein, giving the protein MSSDFLSQILGSVLGRGAGAQGMPGGLGGLGGGGLGGVLGSVLGGGRGQQDDRGIQRGGFGGKGAIIAMLLPLAMQWVQRNGGLGAVLQKFRQKGYSQQASSWVSTGDNEPLDAQAVTDVMGSNELSQLARQLGVSEDEVAGGMAQIMPQVVDHLTPSGEVPQDADDVLGAGLASIDQMFGRRG
- a CDS encoding DUF2889 domain-containing protein, with the protein product MPLPAPQPRKHLHTRAVVYRGYHREDGLWDIEAELSDTKTYALERSQRGTMPPGTPIHGMSIRITVDDTMTIREIASAQDHTPFDECQAGNPPMQQMVGAKLGPGWRVAIDRALGNTRGCTHLRELLFNMATAAYQTIPSYQARLRREAGKPAYSGTQPPYHLGKCIAWDFNGPVVARHHPEFAGWQPLLRKVDAPPKSS
- a CDS encoding SDR family NAD(P)-dependent oxidoreductase — translated: MNERQVAIVTGSGTGVGAATALMLAQRGWNLVINYTRSEQEARASQAACEAAGADTLLLRGDVAQDAECRAMVQAAHKRWKRIDALVNNAGISVFGPASTWEALDAETFQRILAVNSIGLFQMVRACAPHLKESKGAIVNVSSIAGALGIGSSVPYIASKGAVNAMTLHLARALAPEVRVNAVCPGLITSRWFVQGIGQEGFEKVKASVEQATPLGRASTPEDVAEAIVWLVAGARTMTGELLLLDGGTHLGARQPVQIPVK
- a CDS encoding Bug family tripartite tricarboxylate transporter substrate binding protein → MARQTLRAPGRRWFILCGAVVALGLGYTQARAQAPVWPTKPVRIVVTFPPGGAPDTLARVLADKWGQALGQTFTVDNKPGAGGNIGADFVAKSAPDGSTLVVGTVGTHAINAALYDRMPYNHIKDFTPVSFLASTPNLLVVNNGVPAKNVKELIELAKKEPLSFGSSGSGTSIHLSGELFNTMAGVKMQHIPYKGRAQAVPDLLGGRITMIFDNMPSALPLVKGNEVRAIAVTSATRSPAAPNIPTVAESGLPGFEATSWFALYAPAGLPRDVQMRINAETAKVMAMPDVREKLANLGLDINTGTPEALAAFMQAETTKWARVVKESGAKPD
- a CDS encoding aldo/keto reductase — protein: MQMRPIPSTGAALPVIGCGTWLGFDVGGSPAEWPERGRVLDELFKAGGTVIDSSPMYGTAEQVAGSLLERAGDRDKAFIATKVWTSGREAGIAQMERSFAHWRARRIDLMQVHNLVDWKTHLSTLREWKALGRIGYLGVTHYTESAYAELETVMRAEPLDFVQFNYSIAHRQAEQRLLPLAAERGMAVLVNLPFGAGKELARLRSKPLPPWAGPIGCWSWNQVLLKFVLSNPAVTCVIPGTSSADHMRENAMAGAGEIPPREFWKGKLDGL
- a CDS encoding YXWGXW repeat-containing protein, with translation MLKKILLATLIGASFASVPVASFSRTIIIREAPPEPRQEAMPAPRRGYAWAPGHWEWRGNRHVWIEGHWLRARRGQHWEPERWVQRDGRWEMRPGRWVRGDRDGDGVPNRFDSRPNNPNRS
- a CDS encoding DUF2721 domain-containing protein translates to MPFPLDTSAVTHGIQLAVAPVFLLTAVSGMIGAVAGRLARIIDRARLVEDRARVSTDQEFLARSYAELAELRQRGRLANGCIALLTTCAFLIGLTIVLLFLGETTAFQINKLAVASFLLGVVCFLCALLCFLAETVVATRLLNFHMLRQ
- a CDS encoding dienelactone hydrolase family protein, which translates into the protein MPPRLTASDFDQELLILFDAYVHGNLDRRGFLTRAQKFAKAGVTAAGLLAALSPDFAAGQQVKKDDPRLKTEWVSYPSPQGNGTMKGYLARPASAGAARLAPILVIHENRGLNPHIEDIARRLALDGFMAFAPDALTPLGGYPGDEDKAREALAKLDQARAQQDFLAAAAWLRARADGNGKLGAVGFCYGGGVVHMLSTHLPDLDAAVPFYGNTPAPDEAVKVKAPLLIHQAEVDERINAAWPAYEAALKAAGVRHTAYRYPGTQHGFNNDTTPRFDAPAAKLAWDRTVAFFRMNLAAGGTAPSAG